Genomic segment of Chelmon rostratus isolate fCheRos1 chromosome 2, fCheRos1.pri, whole genome shotgun sequence:
TTCGTAAAATGCAGTCATACAGGTGAACCCAGTGATGTGTACGTTTCGTACATTAACTGATTAATGGTGTTACCGGGCTAAGATTAGCTGTGCTACTAGCATAAGTTAGCTTCATGGCACTTTAAGTACGGGCCCAGGTCAACACGTGGGTTCATCATGACGACAACGTGGCTGCGTGTTAACCATTAGTGATAAATGCGCTAATATAAGGCCCTTATATTGAAAAAAGAATCACTGCTTAGCTGTAACTAACGTTATTGCATTTAAATACAGTATTGCATGCTTGACCCAAGTAACGTTAGCTGCGATGCTACCAAGAAAAGTGTAAGAGGTTAACTTGTACCTTAACCATTACAGCCACGTGGAAGTCAGTAAATTCAATTAAACGACATAGTGTTGACAAACTTTTTACATGGTTTGATGCGGCAATAGATTGTTACCTCATGTCAGCAGTTGTCTGTGTCGCTCCTCAATCCAGTGCATTTACCTCCCGCAGGTGCTGTTGCACGTGTTGTTCGAGCACGCGGCAGGCTACGCGCTGTTCGCTgtcaaagaggtggaggagatcGGCATGCTGCTTCCTCAGGTGGGTCTTCTTTCCTCGCTTCTCTTTGCCGTTTTAATCGGCAGTCCGGGTGGAGTGGAGATAAccgcgtgtgtgtgtcgtaGGTGGAGGAGAGCGTGCTGAGCATCGGAAAGTTCAACAGCATGGTGAGCCTGGCTGCCTTCTTCCCGTTCAAGTCGGCCCAGGCTGctctggagaacatgaatgCCATTTCTGAAGGCGAGTGGACTATCTGCTTCGTGTTTGTGGTTGTATTGGTGTCCTCAGAtgtaatgatgtttttataaTCTGTCAATCCACTGAATGACTGTGCTGACAGCCTAATGTTGATCCTGAACATCTGAGGAAAGCCCTGATTCGATTATAGAGCAACATAATTTAGATTTTAGATCAATTAGCTGATATGTTATTTGATTTACTGCATCAGCAGTAGCCCGATATAAACTGAAGTTGAATCACATTTTAAAGGACAAAATCAGTCATTTTACAATggattattatttaaattagaCAGTGGAGATAAAATTAGGCCTCCTTTGACTTAATAACTTGTTCAATGTCAGATGGTGTTGCTGCACAATCTAAGCTACATTTCAGTGCATACAGATAGATCAGCATTAACACCCCCCCTTTTTTAACACACTCCTTGCAGGTGTGGTTCATGCTGACCTGAAGTTGTTCCTAGAAACAAATCTGCCCCTCTCTGGGAAGAAGAAAGCTGTGTTGGGGGTTTCAGATGCAAAGATTGGAGCAGCTTTACAAGAAGAATTTAACCTTTCCATCCAGACTGGTGGGGTGGTGGCTGAGATAAGCAGAGGTGAGTAGACGGCTTCCCTGTGATTTAGTTACCCTATATGGGATGAGCAGGAATTAGGAACGTTATTTCCTCATAGGGCTGGAGCATAATGCAAAAAATTGAGAAGCCTACTATTTCAGAAATAATGTGGCCTGTTGTGATGTAATCTTATGATCCTGAAACTAATGAAGGTTTATACTGAAAATCTGAACAGCCACTGGTCACATGCTGTTCTGCCACTCTTCCACTTAACTCCAACAAACCCCTTTAtctgtcctctctcctgtcaGGTGTGCGTCTGCACTTCCATTCCCTGGTGAAGGGTCTGACTGCCCCGGCTGCCTCCAAGGCACAGCTGGGTCTTGGCCACAGCTACTCCAGAGCTAAAGTCAAGTTTAATGTCAACAGGGTTGACAACATGATCATCCAGTCCATCGCTCTGTTGGATCAGCTGGACAAAGACATCAACACTTTCTCCATGCGCGTCCGGTAGGGTTCCGTCCATCACACAGTTATAACGAAGGATGTATCAGATTGgttgaaaggaaaatgttttatatgAGATGAAACTTTGCATATTGTAGTTTGTAAGTGCTTGtatgtggtttgtttggctgtCACATCCTGTGTTGGTTGGCAATGATGTCGTCCTAATTCTGGTGTAGTAACAGTGAAACTCACTGGTTAAGTCAGCAGCTGGCACTATTGTATTGGTATGTCAAGTTTGGCAATTCTTAATACACTGAGATGTTTGTCTCTTACTGTTTGTATTAACAGCAGTCATGTAGAGTATTTGATTGGCTGGCTGGGttaagtgtgttttctgttggttAAGCATCATTATGCACACCACAGAGTGGTGGCTGTATAGAAACTGGAGAGACATTAACCTCTCCTGGCACACCTGCTCTGCCAGCTGTTGTCTGGTGGGGCAATATTGTTGGATGAGACATCCATTGGCATCAATTCACATGTGGAGTCACTCTCAAAGTGTACTGTTGATTTGTTATTAGCAAGGTGTGTAGCTTGTGCTTATGTTGCACATGGCTTCATGAGTGTTTTCTCACAATCCCTGCCTTGCATGTGCAGTGAATGGTACGGCTACCACTTCCCAGAGCTGATCAAGATCGTGCCTGACAACTCGATGTACTGCCGCCTGGCCCAGCTCATCGGAAACAGGAAGGAGCTGTCGGAGGAGAGTCTGGAGAGcctggaggaggtggtgatggACAGCGCCAAAGCTCAGGCCATCCTGGAAGCATCGCGCTCCTCCATGGGTCAGCAAAAGAGAATCTTTTTTTAACGTACAGATGTAAATACACACTGATTATCTAGGCTTTGTGCATCACTTGGATACCTGTATAACCATCTGTGCACAACACATTTGTGAATTAAGACCATGCCGTGCCCCTTTATTGCCCACCTAGGACCAACAATAGTCCTTGGTGATTACACAGGGGGGCAGAGTAACTCTCTCATAAACCTGTAGTGAAGGCACAAATCCTCACTGCGGATCCTGTCGGGAGAAACACGTGATCTCAAAAGCAATGTGGCAACACTACATTTGAGATTATgcaattatatttattttaaccaTGTGAGCAGCGGTGTCCCTCTGCTTAACACCTTCTTTTTACTGTTCTCCAGGTATGGACATCTCTCCGATTGACCTGATCAACATAGAGAGATTCTCCAATCGCGTTGTGTCTCTGGCAGCGTATcggctggagctgcaggagtACCTGCGTTCTAAGATGAGCCAGGTGGCCCCAAATCTGGCAGCCTTAATCGGAGAAGTGGTATGAAAAAGTTCATTTTGtgtatgtattatatatatgGGGCCAATGATGTTATACCAAAATCTGTCAATCCACTGAATCCATGTGATGACAAGCATATCCGGTGCTGATGGTCCTCAAATAACGTGTGTGCGGTGTACGTCGACATCAAAATAGGAGTTCACTAGGGCTCTGTATGTTGTGTCATtgagactgttttttttttttttcttttaggtGGGAGCTCGTCTGATCTCCCATGCCGGCAGTCTAACCAACCTGGCCAAGTACCCGGCCTCAACCGTTCAGATCCTGGGAGCAGAAAAGGCCCTGTTCAGGTACTGGGGCGCCCCCTCCCTGCTGGGGAAAGAAGTGGCTGCTGTGATGGCAGGGCTGGGCTGGAGCAGAGCAGGGTGACTGGAGAGGACATGAAGTCTCCTCTGGAGTGATCCCTCTCGCCCTAATGCACCCCCACAGTCTGAGCAGCCACCCACAGCACTGAGGTAGAAAAGTCTGAAAAGCTAGCTAAAGCCCACAccaatcctttttttttttttattaactgaaaTTCCTGAGATCCTAAATTGTCCATGAGGACACTCTTAACTTGAAAACGTCCCCTTTCTTGAAAGCCAAACACTTGGTGTGATTGCTTTGTGTGGCCAGCAAATGTGTTGATTGCAACAATTTGTTGTCTAGGTTTTGCTTTTACACAAATTTTCCTAATCTGCACCAGGTACAGGTTTTCTCCTGGGGTGCTTTTAATTTGACGAATTGGGCAGTTGTGCAAAGTGCAGTTTAAATTGATGCTGTCTAATGAGAAACCCACAACTTAATACAGTGGTTACCAATCTGAAACCCATGGGCTCAATAGTTTAATTAATGCACCAGCACACTAATGGCAACGATTTAATGGCcatttgtgtttacatgcatgctAGTAATCTGCATAGTACCTCACCAAAGTGGTTTGGAGCTTTTTCACCAATTTAGCTCATGTTTAGCAGGTTCTCCACTAGGGGGGGCTGTTCGGTCATTGTTGTACAAGTTTTTCATGTTGCAGCTTAGAGGTGTAGTTTGGACTGGAACTGTTGGCACAAAACTGCAGAGTTTACTTAAACCcataagaaaacacatttgctgtGGCCTGATTTCTCAGCTTTCTGTGTGTAAACATTGTGCCTGTATCACTTACAAAACCTTTGTCAGTGGTAAAGATGCACTTGTTTACAGGGGTGCAGACTTCCTCATGTGCCTATTGGAAAACATTTAACTGTTTCTTTAACTGTGCGACCTGAATGTGAAACCAGCTTTATTTTCTCAGAGCCTTAAAGACTCGTGGCAACACCCCTAAGTACGGACTCATCTTCCACTCGACCTTCATTGGACGCGCTGCAGCCAAGAACAAAGGGCGCATCTCCAGATATCTGGCAAACAAGTGCACCATCGCATCACGCATTGACTGTTTCTCTGGTGAGCGATCTTGTGGAGTAAATGCCCCATGTTGACAGTTCATGTGCTGTAATTGCAGTGATGCTCATATTTTTCGTCAACAGTATTCAACCCATGGGTTGATGTTGATAAGCTTATTTCTGAGCAAAGCCACATGCCTCAAGACACTCAAGCCTGCTGTAATCCTCTGCTGCCATTTCACTTTGGTTGTTGACTGTCTTACAGAGGTACCTACATGTGTGTTTGGTGACAAGCTGCGTGAACAGGTGGAGGAGCGACTGTCTTTCTACGAGACGGGCGATGTGCCGCGGAAGAATGTGGATGTCATGAAAGAGGCGGTGAAAGAGGTGAGCTCATTTAAGAAAAACTTTTGTTCAAGCCGCAGCATGTGAGAAGATGGTTGGTACACTCAGAGGGACAGGGTCGGTGGTCTGTTAAAGTGAATTTGTTGCAGTGGTTTTCAAATGCTCCCATAATACAGAGTCTGTCATTGCTGTGAATGATGACACGTCCTTCCCTGACATCACTGTGAGGGTGAAAACTGATTTAATGAGCCTGACGCAGCATTATGACTCTTCAGAACAACCCGGTGCTTTCATTCTGTGTCATGAAATCATGATTGTTGTCGTCCGGTCTCAGGCTACTGATGTTGCAGCAGAGATCAAGCGGAAACtagagaagaaggagaagaagcgCAAGAAGCGCGAAAAGAAGTTGCAAGAACTTGAACCAAACGGCGAAGCCAACGGCGAAGCTCAGGTAAGCCTTGATTTTAGTATCTGGCCGCATGTTTTGATTTGAGACTTGACCCACATGTGTGGTCCTGTCTCAGTGTACGACATGCTACATCAGCCTGACTCCGAACCATTGGCTGGTCCTAAACAATGGACTTGATCACTGAAGAGAGTCAGACATTACAGCCACTTGGAGGATATGTTATACCTTTAAGGCTAGCTTTCAGTACAGAAATCAGTGTTGTCTCTTAcctttccttgtgttttcctttaCGTCCTTGCAGGTGGAGAATGGAGAAGCAGACACCCCTgtggtgaagaagaaaaagaagaaacaagcggcagaggagatggaggtcGAAGCAGAGGAGACCCCTGCTGCAGAGAACGGAGCAGAGGACACcccaggaaagaagaaaaagaagcgaGCGGCTGAGGCCATGGAAGCTGCTGCCACAGATAATGGCGCTTCAgccaagaagaaaaagaaacgaAAGACTGAGAGCATGGACGCAGAGCCGGCAGAAGAGACCCCAGAAACACCCGTgtctgagaagaagaaaaagaagaaaaaagagactgCAGACTAGAGAATGTCATCAAAGACTGaatctttatttttgtgtacagcttatttttactcattttactCTTCATCTAAAGCTAGTTGATGTaagcagctttttttgtttttgttttggcaaCAAAGCAGGTTGGACTGCAATGAAATGCTTATATACAGTGGCATGCAAAGTTTTGGGCACCCCTGGtcaatttctgttttgtctggtaGCTAAGTGTGCAAGATGACCCAATTTCCAAAAGGCATAAAGTTAAAGCTCCAATATAGCAAAAATTATGAGGATCCAAAGTACATTTGGgcaccctgcatggtcagtGGTTAGTAAATGTGTCAGTGGGGTCAGCTTTTACACTCATAGCTCAAGAGAAATTAACAAAGGATGCCCAAACCTTTGCATGCCACTGTAACTGTGCCTTGAAGTCAATgacatttacttttacttctgtAAATACATTGTCAATTAAACCTTttgtcacattaaaaacatcctGTCTGTcgtgttttaaatgtttcaggGTCATttgactgcagacacagaggctGCAGTCTTGTGTGGATTAGTGGCAGTTTATGTCATTTGTAGGACTGTTTCCTCACATAGTTTGACAAGTGCATCAGCAGCATTTGCTATCAGCCAGTGTCTCATTTATGTTGTGCCTTAAAAAACCCTTAAACTAGTGAGTGCTgggactagagctgtcctatctagtctggttgcgcgtgaactgatgaagcctgctcggatgagaggtgaaacgtcttctaagacaaactgacgaggtccagttgcgaacaaTTGAATGCTCTAAAGTGATTGCTGTAGAAACTGTCACACAGAAGTGTCTATGGTCTTCAGGGACAACGTGCATCATGATTTGTATTAAAAGCAATTGGAAACTAAGATGCTATATACTGCTGAGACGAGCTCTGTACTTCCATTAGCTTTTTTTCCGCCATGGTCTGAGGCTCTGTTGACTTGCTTGTATTGAGTGCCTGTAATCCACGTCAGTGAAAACCTGCTGTTAGCACAGGTGTAACATTAATGACAGGACCAGCATCCTGGAACTTCCACACCTGAATGAAACGCAGCACATGTTCATGTTATCTGTGTCTGTTAAGTCAACATATCTGTCAAGATGATGTAGTAAATAGCAGGACCCAAGTTCACTTGAAGTGTAACTGGAAACACCTGTTGGagttaaaggtttgtttttatcCACCTTCACGTTTTAGCTGTAAAAATCAGTCGAAATGTCAAAGTCACATGTTTACACCAGCAGGTACAAGATAAAAATTAGCTGAAGATTCATTTTAGCTAAATGCCACATGACACAGCCTAACTGCTCTGTGATTAGAGTCCAACATAAAAATGACAGCTCAGGAGAGAGGCTTGTTGGATGCTGAAACTGTGTATAATAATATGAAAATCACCCACTTACTCCAATATGTACTGCAAAAATTTGAGTGTGCATAGTTTTCCATCATGAATCTGAAAAGGGAAACATGAGAGGCTTCACTGATACTATACATTGCAATATCATTGGATTTGAGTGTTTGCTATTTTGACTTTATAATTAGTGTATTAACTTAATATGGTGCCTCATATGTAATTTTCTCTTGTTACTGGTGCCTGAACCTGTACAACGCGTTCACTTACCTTAAGAGTTAGTACCTTTGGGCTTGTGCCAAAATACACAAAGTACTTACGTCAATACTGCCTCCATCCAGAACATGTTTTGCATTGTGACATTCTTCACGTATTTAGTTTATCAACTATTGTCAGTGTGTTGTAAAATTGGGGAAGTGTCAAGAAGAATTCAAACTCTGGTTCAGAGTATGATACTGCGTGTGAATGAAAGTTGTGGGTCTGAATCAAGAAAAACAACGTGGTTGGTAAATATTGATGCCAGACCCAGACAAACTGTTCATAACTTTTAATTTGGACAACAAGGATTAAACCAATGTTAAAATGACATCAAATCCAAGGCCTGGCTGATGAAACCAGCCAACTAGTAAAAGTCGAGgaatgagagacagatggagggaaatggggcaaaaagaaaagtcaagCTATCAACTCAAGTCACCCTCAATATAAGGATTCACAGATGCGGGAGACCAAAGTTACAAAAACGTATTTtctctaaaataaaaaaggccTTTGCCGTGAAAATGATGTGTAGAATCTATTGTACATCATTCTCGATTCATGTATGCATACAAAAAAATCCACATCACAAGATGCTTGTGTTCAAGTATATTCACCAACTTCATCTCCATGATTTAGCATTCTCAtctttccacatttttttttgaaataaaatgtccttcaaaataaaaacaaaatgcagaaaaccaCATTTTATGTCCTACCaatacatatatactgtataaatacatacataaatatattttacatacaaCAGCCATACATTTGAAAAGGGGGATATACAGAgcaaaggggaggggggggggggggggtagtgtgtgtgttttagcttgtgttgtaaaatggTTTGTCCCTCTATGATCTCGTCAGTCAGATACGCAGGTGTGGTgctgtgtgttggtgtctgTCCATGCACGCACACAGTCTAGATGTAGCCATCTCAGTTGGCCCAGTAGGGGGAGCTGCCGTAGCTCGACTTGTTGACTTGGCTCttctgctgcaggctgctggaCTGGCCGCGTTGGCTAGGACCACCCTGAACACGGAAAGACATGCGTGTGAAACATCTGAGAACCTCTCACCTGTGAAAGTTCTGAAAAACATCGGTGACTGGTACCTGTCCATCCTGAGCTAGatggtggtgcagcagctgtgagtgTGGTTGCTGGTGAGGCAGGATGTGGAGGAATGGGGCCGGTGCATAGCCTCCAGGAGCTGCTCCAGGGTTCAGAGGCCCTGGACCCCCCAGTGCTGATGGCAGGCTAAAGGGAGGAGGGGTCCCCGCATGGAAACCCTGCTTATCAAAAGACTGCACATGGAGGATAAAGAACAAATTTAACTCCATCGTATTATTAGTATAAACAGCAAACTATACAGCAACAGGGCAGTGTTTGAGGCTCACCTGGGTCTTATTGTAAACACTTCCACTGATGTCTGGCACACCCGAGTTACTGGACGTCACTGAGACGCCTAGCAGAATGACAGGAACAACATTTACACGTTACGATTCCAAACAACTTTAAAAATCCAAACTACGATATGAGGAAGAGCgagtgttgttttttcccctcacctTTCCCGGGTCCAGTAGCAGCAGATTTGGCTTGTGCCTGTGAGGAGGAGTTGTATCCTTTACTGTAGTCTACTCCTGCTGGCCCCGCTGTCAGCTCCTCATATCCTGGACAAGAAAACATCAACCTTAGAGTTCAAACTACATACACTATTTCCTGTGAAATGTATTATTACTAttaacaacagaacaacaacattttcaaaaatgacatAAATTGGTGTGCTCACCAACCTGAGCTGAAGGTGTGCTGGCCATAACCGctgggctgctgctgtgtctgctgctggaaGGGGCTAGCCGAGGGGTTTCCCAGACCAAGGCTCATACTGTGCTGCTTGGCTGAGGCTGGTCCCGGGCCCCCGGGAGGAACAAACATGGTGGGGCCATACTGGAAGGCGGCAGCACTGGGTACGGCGCCGGGCACGCCAGGATAGTAAGGCAGGCCTGTGTAGCTGTAGCCTGGAGGCAGAAAAGCCTGCTGACTGCTGTGGTGCTGCGGCTGGCCCTGGGGCTGAGGTTGGGCCTGAGGAGGCTGAGGCTGGGCCTGGCTCTGTCCCTGGCTCTGGCCCTGGGGAGGCTGCGGGGCCGCCAGGCTTGTGGGGGGTGCTGGGGAGGTGGAGTCATTCCTGCCAAACTTTGTGACTTCACCTGAGAAATGGGGGAGATCAGGCTAGGACAAACACTGGATTTTAAGAGTTTAGAGAAGGTCAGCAAAGGGTAAAGAGCTTTACCTGAGTAGGGGTTGTTGGCTAGGCTCCCGTCTCTGCCAGAGAGAGTCGCTGTGGGGCCAGGGAATGTGATTCCATAGTAATCCTGCAAAGAGGGCTAAAAGGACAGAAGAGGATCAGGGGAGCAGCCACACAACAGCCAAACAAGCTAAAACACTTGAATGAGGACTAGAGAAGAAGTGAAGAGCTGTTCTGAGCATGTGGTAATAAGACTCACCATAGGCAGTCTGGACTGGAGCATATGGAGGTCCTCATAGCCATAGAtctgctgtgaaacacaaaGGACAGGCACAGTCAGCTACAAAAACGGGTATACAGTCAATGAACACTGTTCTGAGGGGGTTCAAGATGTACAAGGCAATTAAAAGGATGGGACTGACAAATATCAGTTTGCTTTCACcgatttaaaagaaaaacaagcacactaCAATGATAATAGATTCCGAAGGGCTACTTACTGGGTATGCTGGCAGCAGCCCACCTGGGCCCATGATATACTGGTtggggagaagaggaggcacTCCCTGGGACAGGTTAGGAGGAGCTTTACCTGTCAATACAACGCCACAGCAACCATCACTTCCATATAATGTTTTTTCACATGAAGACAAAACAATTCCAACTATTAGGACTTGTATCATCAGGGGTGCACAAAAATGCGCGAAACCATCCCATCACTCATTAGGTCTGGCAGTGCCtgaggtgtatgtgtgtatgtaccggtggaggaggagagcaggggtGCGGTCCTGGGTGCAGAGAGGTTGGACGTGGCAGTAGCTCCATTGGAGCCAAGTCCCAGCGCTGTGGTGGCGGCAGTGGCAGCAGAGTGAAGTCCGCTGGTGCCAGCGATACCGCCGACCGCGCTGCTCATGTTGTTGCCGATGTTGGGCATGTTGGCCAGGtggctgatgctgctgctactgttgctgctgttgtgggtTGAGTGGAGGGCTGAGGCCGATGGCTGCGATGACGTGTAGGAGCCAGAGGAGGGGGCCAGGGagctcacactgctgctgtcaacACTGGTGTACTGAGGATGGCGAGGAGTTGCAGGGGGAGGGTTAATTGGGGGTCCATATACGTATAATAGTTGAtatatatgttaaaaaaaaagcttaatatTTTTGTGATTCATCCTATGCAACAAGGACTTAATGTCTTGATCACCTTAATTGTTAATAATGGGATACTGATAATGCTGAAACCTTCCAGCTTTATGTGGCATTCATCATACTGAACATACATACGGCATCAGGCTTGTGAAAGACCGCACAGGTACTTACAGTGAGAGAGCTGGAGCCCAGAGCTGAAACTGAGGAGTGACTGCTGACATggctgcagagtgaaggcaGAGAGGAACGAGTGATGATCAGCGTGCTGTTTTGGCAATGACAACTTCCTAACATTTTAGTATGCACACTGCCACTCTCCTCAATTTAATTGCTGTGCTCAGTTGTTTATTGGATGCAAGAGACAATTTTTAACATTAAGAAAGTATAACTGTGTATTAAGAAATCAATTAGCGTTAGAAAGAATACAGGAGTGGCAGCAACAGGCACCCACTAGTCTGCACTCTCCTGAGACTTCAGGGTGACGAAACGGTCAAAAAGGTAATAAATTCAACTTTTGAATGAATTTCAAGGTGCCTATTCTGCCAAGTCAAAGCTAGTGATCAgtctggcgtgtgtgtgtgtggcacctGTTGAGTGAGTTGAGCTGGCTAGCGGAGGGCAGGTCCTGTGCCAGGCTGGAGAGCGTGGTGGAGCTGTGTGCAGGCAGGTTGGACGGTAAGTGGGAGGAGGGAGCCGAGGGACCGTTGGTGCTGATGTTTAGAGATGGTGAATCTGGCTTTGGTGTGGAGGACGCTGATGAAGCTGGGAGGAGTAGGACAGAAAAAGGTCTTTAACCTTAATTGACTCAAAATAGCAAAGCCCCAGAGGGATGGCTGTGGGTGGACATTTACAAGAGAAAGTCTGCACTGAACGAATACATCAGTAGGAGGTCACTTACTGTCTAGAGCAGCAGAGGTCCTTACGCCATTCAGACCATTCTGGTGATAAAGGAAACACAGCTCAGTGTACGCATATACTGATAACAGATGAAGATCATTACCACATCTACGTga
This window contains:
- the nop56 gene encoding nucleolar protein 56, with amino-acid sequence MVLLHVLFEHAAGYALFAVKEVEEIGMLLPQVEESVLSIGKFNSMVSLAAFFPFKSAQAALENMNAISEGVVHADLKLFLETNLPLSGKKKAVLGVSDAKIGAALQEEFNLSIQTGGVVAEISRGVRLHFHSLVKGLTAPAASKAQLGLGHSYSRAKVKFNVNRVDNMIIQSIALLDQLDKDINTFSMRVREWYGYHFPELIKIVPDNSMYCRLAQLIGNRKELSEESLESLEEVVMDSAKAQAILEASRSSMGMDISPIDLINIERFSNRVVSLAAYRLELQEYLRSKMSQVAPNLAALIGEVVGARLISHAGSLTNLAKYPASTVQILGAEKALFRALKTRGNTPKYGLIFHSTFIGRAAAKNKGRISRYLANKCTIASRIDCFSEVPTCVFGDKLREQVEERLSFYETGDVPRKNVDVMKEAVKEATDVAAEIKRKLEKKEKKRKKREKKLQELEPNGEANGEAQVENGEADTPVVKKKKKKQAAEEMEVEAEETPAAENGAEDTPGKKKKKRAAEAMEAAATDNGASAKKKKKRKTESMDAEPAEETPETPVSEKKKKKKKETAD